The following proteins are co-located in the Billgrantia tianxiuensis genome:
- a CDS encoding polysaccharide export protein: MIVLIFLAGCAYSPGGHIDERRLDEALDARVDIQPITPELVMGMRIVEPASRPLPAELQRELEQYEYRLGPGDVVSVIVYDHPELTIPAGSERAASETGNRVRPDGTMFYPYVGRVQVAGMTLEELRGLITRRLSEVITNPQVEVGIAAFRSQKIYVSGAVERPGVQPLTIVPLTVLDAISEAGGARNDADWHNVLLNRDGREERISLFAMLRQGDLTQNRLLRDGDLLHVPTSENQNVVVLGQVLKPGAIALGNERLSLTDALARAGGVNESRAQPSGIFVVRGNPPESEKLATVYQLDISDATRLMLGTRFPLNPQDVVYVTSAPLARWNNVISLLIPSVTLPGDVARSVDNVGEL; the protein is encoded by the coding sequence ATGATCGTGCTGATTTTCCTGGCTGGTTGCGCATACTCGCCGGGTGGCCATATCGATGAAAGGCGGCTTGACGAAGCGCTCGATGCGAGGGTCGACATACAGCCAATAACGCCAGAACTGGTCATGGGCATGAGGATTGTCGAGCCGGCTTCGAGGCCGCTTCCCGCCGAACTGCAGCGTGAACTCGAACAATATGAGTATCGTCTTGGGCCCGGTGACGTCGTCAGCGTCATCGTCTACGACCACCCGGAATTGACCATACCGGCCGGTAGCGAGCGCGCGGCGTCGGAAACCGGCAATCGGGTGCGCCCCGACGGGACTATGTTCTATCCCTATGTCGGCCGGGTGCAGGTGGCGGGAATGACGCTCGAGGAATTGCGTGGACTGATCACCCGCCGGCTTTCCGAGGTCATCACCAACCCGCAGGTGGAGGTTGGCATCGCCGCGTTCCGCTCGCAGAAGATCTATGTGAGCGGAGCCGTGGAACGCCCGGGAGTGCAGCCTCTGACCATCGTGCCGTTGACCGTTCTGGACGCCATCAGCGAAGCGGGCGGTGCGCGCAACGATGCCGACTGGCACAACGTGCTGCTCAACCGCGACGGGCGTGAGGAGCGCATCTCCTTGTTCGCCATGCTGCGCCAGGGCGATCTGACACAGAACCGTCTGCTGCGTGACGGCGATCTGTTGCACGTACCCACCTCCGAGAACCAGAACGTGGTGGTGCTTGGTCAGGTATTGAAGCCTGGAGCCATTGCGCTGGGCAACGAGCGCCTGTCGCTGACGGATGCTCTGGCCCGGGCCGGCGGCGTCAATGAGAGCCGGGCGCAACCCTCCGGTATCTTTGTAGTACGCGGAAATCCGCCGGAAAGCGAGAAATTGGCAACGGTCTATCAGCTGGATATCAGCGATGCAACACGCCTGATGCTGGGCACCAGATTCCCCCTGAATCCCCAAGATGTCGTCTATGTGACCTCAGCGCCGCTGGCACGTTGGAACAATGTCATCTCGCTGCTGATTCCTTCGGTGACACTGCCGGGTGATGTTGCCAGGTCGGTGGATAACGTCGGTGAACTGTAA
- a CDS encoding polysaccharide biosynthesis protein produces the protein MQIPLQPLLVLPRCVKRRVLVMTDAALMVASLHVAAALHRESLAPFAELGLWRTSIVVALASLVLFHWLGLYRMVIRYMSHTTVPIVGAAVLLSALVAELVGQWMGTGLVMPIVVTYALLLLLGIGSVRFLLRELYLHSQRRKRRPVVIYGAGAAGSELVSALRHGREYEPVAFVDDWRGLNGALVEGLRVHQPVALAALIEEYKAAMVLLAIPSAPRCRRREILQRLSALSVPVKTIPGSADVIAGRASISEVRDVALEDLLGREPVPPFPDLMDADIRGKTVMVTGAGGSIGSELCRQILAQRPVRLLLLDKCEFALYAIEQELSRHPAVAAGVELKPLLVSVQSGDALATLFDTFEVNTVYHAAAYKHVPMVEYNLVEGVRNNVFGTLALAQAAIQGGVSTFVMVSTDKAVRPTNAMGASKRLAELICQAFAHAGSQTRFCMVRFGNVLGSSGSVVPRFRQQIERGGPVEVTHPDITRYFMTIPEAAQLVIQAGAMGSGGEVFVLDMGEPVRIHDLAVNMIRLSGLSVRDERHPEGDIEIVYTGLRPGEKLFEELLIGDAAARTCHDRIMTSSERYWEWSLLEAFLRRLERALAASDHATVRQLLLAAPLDYRPSDGLADLIWEARQARQSSVRLDTVLSPMVKGG, from the coding sequence ATGCAGATTCCCTTGCAGCCACTGCTGGTGTTGCCACGCTGCGTCAAGCGGCGTGTGTTGGTGATGACCGATGCTGCGCTGATGGTGGCCAGCCTGCACGTTGCCGCTGCGCTGCATCGTGAAAGTCTGGCGCCGTTCGCCGAGCTGGGGCTATGGAGAACCAGCATCGTCGTGGCCCTGGCCAGCCTGGTGCTGTTTCACTGGCTCGGGCTCTATCGGATGGTGATCCGCTACATGAGCCATACCACGGTGCCCATCGTTGGTGCGGCGGTACTGCTCTCGGCACTGGTGGCGGAACTGGTCGGGCAGTGGATGGGCACGGGACTGGTGATGCCCATCGTGGTGACCTACGCCCTGCTGTTGCTGCTGGGCATCGGTAGCGTACGGTTTCTGCTGCGCGAACTCTATCTCCACAGCCAACGGCGCAAGCGGCGCCCGGTAGTGATCTACGGGGCCGGGGCGGCCGGGAGCGAGCTGGTGTCGGCCCTGCGCCATGGCCGTGAGTACGAGCCGGTGGCCTTCGTCGACGATTGGCGTGGTCTCAACGGTGCCTTGGTCGAAGGCTTGCGCGTGCACCAGCCGGTGGCCTTGGCGGCGCTGATCGAGGAGTACAAGGCCGCCATGGTGCTACTGGCCATTCCCAGTGCCCCGCGCTGCAGGCGCCGGGAGATCCTGCAGCGCCTCTCGGCCCTGTCGGTACCCGTCAAGACCATTCCCGGCAGCGCCGACGTCATCGCCGGTCGCGCGAGCATCTCGGAGGTGCGCGACGTGGCGCTGGAGGATTTGCTGGGCCGGGAGCCGGTGCCGCCCTTTCCCGACCTGATGGACGCCGATATTCGCGGCAAGACGGTGATGGTGACCGGCGCGGGCGGCTCCATTGGCAGCGAGCTGTGCCGGCAGATCCTGGCACAGCGGCCGGTGCGCCTGCTGCTGCTCGACAAGTGCGAGTTCGCTCTCTATGCGATCGAGCAGGAGTTGTCGCGACACCCCGCCGTGGCGGCAGGCGTCGAGCTCAAGCCGCTGCTGGTGTCGGTTCAGAGCGGCGATGCGCTGGCCACGCTCTTCGACACCTTCGAGGTGAATACCGTCTACCATGCCGCTGCCTACAAGCACGTGCCGATGGTCGAGTACAACCTGGTCGAGGGGGTGCGCAACAACGTCTTCGGCACCCTGGCGCTGGCCCAGGCGGCGATCCAGGGCGGCGTGTCTACCTTCGTCATGGTGTCCACCGACAAGGCAGTGAGGCCCACCAACGCCATGGGCGCCTCCAAGCGCTTGGCCGAACTGATCTGCCAGGCGTTCGCACATGCCGGCAGCCAGACCCGGTTCTGCATGGTGCGCTTCGGTAACGTGCTCGGCTCGAGCGGCTCGGTAGTGCCGCGATTCCGCCAGCAGATCGAGCGGGGCGGCCCGGTCGAGGTCACTCACCCCGATATCACCCGTTACTTCATGACCATTCCCGAGGCGGCACAGCTCGTCATCCAGGCCGGAGCCATGGGCAGCGGAGGGGAAGTGTTCGTGCTCGACATGGGAGAGCCGGTACGCATTCACGACCTGGCGGTGAACATGATCCGTCTCTCCGGCCTGTCGGTGAGGGACGAGCGGCACCCCGAGGGGGACATCGAAATCGTCTATACGGGGCTGCGGCCGGGCGAGAAGCTGTTCGAGGAGCTGCTGATCGGCGATGCGGCGGCACGCACGTGCCACGATCGGATCATGACCAGCTCCGAGCGCTACTGGGAGTGGTCGCTGCTCGAAGCCTTCCTGCGCCGGCTCGAGCGGGCGCTGGCCGCTTCCGACCACGCCACCGTTCGTCAGCTGCTGCTGGCGGCACCGCTGGATTACCGTCCGAGCGACGGCCTGGCCGACCTGATCTGGGAAGCGCGCCAGGCCCGGCAGTCGAGCGTCCGGCTCGACACCGTATTGAGTCCGATGGTCAAGGGAGGCTGA
- a CDS encoding ABC transporter ATP-binding protein — translation MVTQLRELYSLLSPGQRRRLLRLQGLIIVMAFAEIASVIAIGPFMAVVGDMSRLQGEGWLAQAYRLSGFDSPERFLSLLGVSVLAVLLVAAMFSMYTTWRLSLYGAQVGAELSSRLYRYYLHQPWLFHAGGSSSRLINRASQEVQRVTNRVINPFMQLNAKLVMVTCMSLTIFLYNPVVAASGILIFIASYLLLYKTVRRFLISNGRRVSRSQAKRFKLMTEGFGGIKDLLLLRRQATFTTQFDRASQQVARGQGVTQGLSEAPRYAIEMVAFGSVILLVLYLLNSHQGNLGTILPALSIYALAGFKMLPAYQKMYGAISHIRGNLAAYESIREDLIASQAHAEAELVGTHDKVLPLVPQRSIRLEEVHFHYPGKRVAALNGLNLTIPVGARVGLVGASGSGKSTAVDLLLGLIQPQQGRILVDERPLTEETLPRWQACIGFVPQHIFLADATILENVAFGVPREEIDAGQVEEAVRMAQLDELLASLPDGLETYVGERGVQLSGGQRQRIGIARALYRNAQVLVLDEATSALDGITEQRVMADIAAIAGGKTLVMIAHRLTTVKDCDVIHMVDQGRVTDSGTYDELVARNVAFRMMANL, via the coding sequence ATGGTGACCCAACTGCGCGAGCTTTACTCCTTGCTGTCTCCGGGACAGCGGCGACGCCTGCTGCGGTTGCAGGGCCTTATCATCGTCATGGCCTTCGCCGAGATAGCCAGCGTCATCGCCATCGGACCCTTCATGGCGGTGGTGGGCGACATGAGCCGGCTTCAGGGCGAGGGCTGGCTGGCCCAGGCCTACCGATTGAGCGGCTTCGACAGCCCCGAGCGCTTTCTCTCGCTGCTGGGCGTCAGCGTGCTCGCGGTACTGCTGGTGGCGGCAATGTTCTCCATGTACACCACCTGGCGACTGTCGCTCTATGGCGCCCAGGTCGGTGCGGAGCTCTCCAGCCGGCTCTATCGCTACTACCTGCATCAGCCCTGGCTGTTCCATGCCGGTGGCAGCAGCAGTCGGCTGATCAACCGTGCTTCACAGGAAGTCCAGCGAGTCACCAACCGGGTGATCAACCCCTTCATGCAGCTCAATGCCAAGCTGGTCATGGTGACCTGCATGTCGCTCACCATCTTCCTCTACAACCCGGTCGTGGCGGCCAGCGGCATCCTGATCTTCATTGCCTCCTACCTATTGCTGTACAAGACGGTTCGGCGCTTTCTGATCTCCAATGGCCGGCGGGTATCACGCTCACAGGCCAAGCGCTTCAAGCTGATGACGGAGGGGTTCGGCGGGATCAAGGATCTGCTGTTGCTGCGTCGCCAGGCCACCTTCACCACTCAGTTCGACCGGGCCAGCCAGCAGGTGGCGCGCGGCCAGGGGGTGACCCAGGGCCTGAGCGAGGCGCCCCGCTATGCCATCGAGATGGTTGCCTTTGGCTCGGTGATCCTGCTGGTGCTCTATTTGCTGAATTCCCACCAGGGCAACCTGGGCACGATCCTGCCGGCGCTGTCGATCTATGCACTGGCGGGTTTCAAGATGCTGCCGGCCTATCAGAAGATGTACGGCGCCATCTCGCATATCCGCGGCAACCTGGCGGCCTACGAATCGATTCGCGAGGATCTGATCGCCAGTCAGGCGCATGCCGAGGCAGAGCTGGTGGGAACCCACGACAAGGTACTTCCGCTGGTGCCGCAGAGAAGCATTCGGCTCGAGGAGGTGCACTTTCACTACCCGGGCAAGCGCGTGGCGGCACTCAACGGCCTGAACCTGACCATTCCCGTTGGAGCCCGGGTGGGGCTGGTGGGGGCGTCCGGTTCCGGCAAGTCCACTGCCGTGGACTTGCTGCTGGGACTGATCCAGCCGCAGCAGGGCCGGATTCTGGTGGACGAGAGGCCGCTGACCGAGGAGACCCTGCCACGCTGGCAAGCCTGCATCGGTTTCGTGCCTCAGCACATCTTCCTGGCCGATGCCACCATTCTCGAGAACGTCGCCTTTGGCGTGCCGCGCGAGGAGATCGATGCAGGGCAGGTCGAAGAGGCGGTGCGCATGGCCCAGCTCGACGAACTGCTCGCTTCCTTGCCCGACGGGCTCGAAACCTATGTCGGCGAACGTGGCGTACAGCTCTCCGGCGGGCAGCGCCAGCGTATCGGGATCGCCCGGGCACTTTACCGCAACGCCCAAGTGCTAGTGCTCGACGAGGCCACCAGCGCCCTTGACGGCATCACCGAACAGCGCGTGATGGCCGACATTGCGGCTATCGCCGGTGGCAAGACTCTGGTGATGATCGCGCACCGCCTGACCACGGTGAAGGATTGCGATGTGATCCATATGGTCGACCAGGGGCGGGTCACCGACAGCGGTACCTACGACGAACTGGTCGCGCGCAATGTCGCGTTCCGCATGATGGCCAATCTCTAG
- a CDS encoding polysaccharide biosynthesis tyrosine autokinase — protein MTIFSNPPGSPPAPSESSDISLRKLVDALNGRKFLLLGSILAFMLAGYFYSSSQPRIYQSDALIQVENRAAILSLLDSLAGGEQLGNPTAAELEILQSRMVMGETVDRLDLTLNIEPRRMPWVGDFLVNHGVQYAWLERLVPEFLLQRLPGAKASLGSPYVWAGETLRLSRFETPVENEGWQHTLRVTGEDTYELWLDETLLLSGRAGETVSNEQGYRIFVSQLDAHAGAEFHVRRMSRLSAIGQLQRRFMIMPRGKDSGVYQVFLNGPDRILTQQTLDTITGVFLTQNVQRQSEEAEKQLAFLDEQIPQVNELLTEAENQLNSYRSQRDSVDLTFETQNLLTRLVAVENQLTELALAEADLAERFRPTHPNYQALLRQRSQLQAERERINALVGELPETQQEVLRLTRDTQVNQQVYVQLLNQRQEMRLLKAGTVGNVRILDNAEMQPGIISPRVPLTTLISGLIGALLAALGVILRLLLSQAVKSPDQLEEIGLPVYATLPDSAGQGRLTRRMRLAGAKQQQDVFRGLLAVEEPAELSVEALRSLRTSLYFAMLEAGNNRLMIAGAGPGVGKSFVAANLAVVCAQAGQRVLLIDADMRRGRLHHAFHVKGVPGLSELLAQRIERDEAIRASEVEGLDFVTRGTVPPNPSELLMQRSFHDFLQAMSGVYDLVVIDTPPVLAVTDAAVVGKLAGTSLLVVRFGVNPPAEIKAAKRRLESAGVRLKGAILNGLEKPTSNRYGHYGNYIYAYR, from the coding sequence ATGACGATTTTTTCCAACCCGCCAGGATCTCCTCCGGCACCTTCCGAGAGCAGCGACATAAGCCTGAGGAAGCTGGTCGACGCGCTGAACGGCAGGAAATTTCTCCTACTTGGCAGCATCCTGGCATTCATGCTGGCGGGGTATTTTTATTCGAGTTCCCAGCCACGTATCTATCAATCCGATGCGCTGATCCAGGTCGAGAACCGGGCCGCGATATTGAGCCTTCTCGATTCGCTGGCCGGGGGTGAGCAGCTCGGCAACCCGACCGCGGCCGAGCTCGAGATACTTCAGTCGCGCATGGTCATGGGGGAAACCGTCGATCGGCTCGACCTGACGCTTAACATCGAGCCGCGCCGAATGCCATGGGTAGGCGACTTCCTGGTCAACCATGGCGTCCAGTACGCCTGGTTGGAACGTCTCGTACCCGAGTTCCTGCTCCAGCGTTTGCCGGGTGCCAAGGCGTCGTTGGGATCGCCTTATGTCTGGGCGGGAGAGACGCTACGGCTCTCCCGCTTCGAAACGCCGGTAGAGAACGAAGGCTGGCAGCACACTCTGAGGGTCACGGGTGAAGACACCTACGAGCTGTGGCTGGACGAGACGCTCCTGCTGAGCGGCCGAGCCGGCGAGACGGTCTCCAACGAACAGGGCTATCGCATATTCGTCAGCCAACTGGACGCCCATGCGGGGGCCGAGTTCCACGTCCGGCGCATGTCCCGGCTCAGTGCCATCGGTCAGCTCCAGCGGCGCTTCATGATCATGCCGCGCGGCAAGGACTCGGGCGTCTACCAGGTATTCCTGAACGGGCCGGATCGGATCCTGACCCAGCAGACGCTGGATACCATCACCGGGGTATTCCTGACCCAGAACGTGCAACGCCAGTCGGAGGAAGCCGAGAAACAGCTCGCCTTCCTCGACGAGCAGATTCCCCAGGTCAACGAGCTGTTGACGGAAGCGGAAAATCAACTGAACAGCTATCGTTCCCAGCGCGATTCCGTCGATCTCACCTTCGAAACCCAGAACCTGCTCACCCGGCTGGTAGCGGTCGAGAATCAGCTCACCGAACTGGCCTTGGCCGAAGCGGATCTGGCCGAGCGCTTCCGGCCGACGCATCCCAACTATCAAGCGCTGCTACGGCAGCGTTCACAGCTGCAGGCGGAGCGCGAGAGAATCAATGCTTTGGTCGGCGAGCTACCCGAAACCCAGCAGGAGGTACTGCGGCTGACCCGGGATACCCAGGTCAACCAGCAGGTCTACGTGCAACTGCTCAACCAGCGTCAGGAGATGCGCCTGCTCAAGGCCGGCACGGTGGGCAACGTGCGTATTCTCGACAATGCCGAAATGCAGCCGGGTATCATCTCGCCACGGGTTCCGCTCACTACGCTCATCAGTGGCTTGATCGGTGCGCTGCTGGCAGCGTTGGGCGTCATCCTGCGGCTGTTGCTGAGCCAGGCGGTCAAGAGCCCCGACCAGCTCGAGGAGATCGGGCTGCCGGTGTATGCCACGCTGCCTGACTCGGCGGGACAGGGCCGGCTCACGCGACGCATGCGGCTGGCCGGAGCGAAGCAGCAGCAGGATGTCTTCCGCGGCCTGCTGGCAGTGGAAGAGCCCGCAGAACTTTCCGTCGAGGCGCTGCGCAGCCTGCGTACCAGCCTCTACTTCGCCATGCTGGAGGCGGGCAACAACCGCCTGATGATTGCCGGGGCGGGGCCGGGGGTGGGCAAGAGCTTCGTGGCGGCCAATCTCGCGGTGGTGTGCGCCCAGGCCGGCCAGCGCGTGCTGCTGATCGATGCCGACATGCGGCGCGGTCGTCTGCACCATGCCTTTCACGTCAAGGGTGTACCGGGCCTCTCGGAGCTGCTGGCTCAGCGAATCGAGCGTGACGAGGCGATTCGAGCCAGTGAGGTGGAGGGTCTGGACTTCGTGACCCGGGGCACGGTGCCACCCAATCCTTCCGAGCTGCTGATGCAGCGCAGCTTCCATGACTTTCTCCAGGCCATGAGCGGCGTCTACGACCTGGTGGTGATCGACACGCCGCCGGTACTGGCGGTCACCGATGCGGCCGTCGTCGGCAAGTTGGCCGGCACCAGCCTGCTGGTGGTGCGCTTCGGTGTCAATCCGCCAGCCGAGATCAAGGCGGCCAAGCGCCGGTTGGAGAGTGCCGGGGTGCGGCTGAAGGGCGCAATCCTCAACGGTCTGGAAAAGCCGACCAGCAACCGCTATGGCCATTATGGCAACTACATCTATGCCTACCGGTGA